The following DNA comes from Candidatus Latescibacterota bacterium.
GATAGCGATCTTCCCCGGCATTGACGCGATTAACGTCTCTGCTGAAAACAGGTAGAAAACACGGCCTTCTACCGGAGGAAAAGATGAAAAGTCTTTGGGGACAGGGAAACAGGTACCTGAGAGTCAAGAGAAAGAATATCGAAGTGAACCCGAGGTTCACAAGATATATAATCCTGGCGCTGGTCGTTGTCATAGCGGCAGTATTCCTTGCCGGAGATGTAGGGCTATGGAACCTCTGGCGAGCCCAGAAGGATCTCGAATCGGTCGAGCAGGACGTAATGAGGCTCCAGACGGAGACATTCTACCTGAGGACAAAAATCGGTCAGCTCGAATCCGACCCTTTCGCGATCGAGAAGGTAGCCCGGGAAAAGTTCGGGTATCTGAGACCTGGCGACAGGGTCTACAGGATCATAACTTTGCCTTCAGACAAAGAAAGTACGACTTTCTTGCCGACTTCCCTTGACAGAACGGATATGTACAGATAATATAC
Coding sequences within:
- a CDS encoding septum formation initiator family protein; the encoded protein is MKSLWGQGNRYLRVKRKNIEVNPRFTRYIILALVVVIAAVFLAGDVGLWNLWRAQKDLESVEQDVMRLQTETFYLRTKIGQLESDPFAIEKVAREKFGYLRPGDRVYRIITLPSDKESTTFLPTSLDRTDMYR